In a genomic window of Kitasatospora sp. NBC_00240:
- a CDS encoding transposase, with protein sequence MIQSLRDLDTAYRNFFDSVSGKRRGRLVGLPRFKSKRDSRQSLRFTRNGFRLRSNGNLNLAKIGDVRVKRSRALPSGPSSVTVVLDPSGRYYASFVVDVEPENLPGLDAEIGIALGLTTYALLPDGTVIDNPRFLRKTEKKLKAAQRALSRKAKREQEPGEGPTGRPPRRTPRWPTPATTGCTSRRTS encoded by the coding sequence CTGATTCAGTCCTTGCGTGACCTGGACACCGCGTACCGCAACTTCTTCGACTCGGTGTCCGGCAAGCGCCGGGGACGACTGGTCGGGCTGCCTCGGTTCAAGTCGAAGCGGGACAGTCGGCAGTCGCTCCGCTTCACCCGCAACGGGTTCCGCCTGCGGTCCAACGGGAATCTGAACCTGGCGAAGATCGGTGACGTGCGGGTGAAGCGGTCCCGTGCGCTGCCGTCCGGTCCGTCGTCGGTGACGGTCGTGCTGGACCCTTCGGGCCGGTACTACGCCTCGTTCGTCGTGGACGTGGAACCCGAGAACCTGCCCGGGCTGGATGCCGAGATCGGCATCGCCCTCGGTCTGACCACGTACGCGCTCCTCCCGGACGGCACCGTGATCGACAACCCGCGCTTCCTCCGCAAGACCGAGAAGAAGCTCAAGGCCGCGCAGCGGGCACTGTCCCGCAAGGCCAAAAGGGAGCAAGAACCGGGCGAAGGCCCGACGGGAAGGCCGCCAAGGCGCACGCCAAGATGGCCGACACCCGCAACGACTGGCTGCACAAGCAGACGAACAAGTTGA
- a CDS encoding ATP-binding protein, which translates to MTSTGQTPPSQQDSGSELVLPLAHDATAPSMARHAARGFLTESGLNEDAVYDALLVISEMATNAVEHALPPVTLHVQPVQNDGHPAVRIAVTDGGPADEPGEWAATGTTEEHGRGCTIVEALAAHNGSDSTEASTAYWATVES; encoded by the coding sequence ATGACCAGCACCGGTCAGACCCCTCCCTCGCAGCAGGACTCAGGCTCCGAGCTCGTTCTGCCCCTGGCCCACGACGCCACCGCCCCGTCAATGGCCCGCCACGCAGCCCGAGGCTTTCTCACCGAGTCGGGACTGAACGAGGACGCCGTCTACGACGCCCTGCTGGTCATCTCCGAGATGGCGACCAACGCAGTCGAGCACGCCCTGCCGCCGGTCACCCTCCACGTGCAGCCCGTCCAGAACGACGGACACCCGGCCGTACGCATCGCCGTCACGGACGGCGGGCCGGCTGACGAACCCGGCGAATGGGCCGCCACCGGCACGACCGAGGAGCACGGCCGCGGTTGCACCATCGTCGAAGCTCTGGCGGCGCACAACGGCAGCGACTCGACAGAGGCATCCACTGCCTACTGGGCAACAGTGGAGTCCTGA
- a CDS encoding YcnI family protein yields the protein MRSTPPRRIAGIALATTAGVVALAGPAFAHVTVQPGNAQQGAYTAVDFRVPNESDTASTVKLEVNLPMDHPLASVRTLPLPGWTATLEKSKLDKPIKVHGSDVNEAVSKITWTADAGTKIAAGQFQEFRVSLGPLPTDTESLTFKALQSYDNGEVVRWIDEAKEGQPEPAKPAPVLALAKAAAAAGASPGADHADAEATTSQAIAKSSDSTARLLGVVGIVVGVIGAGVGLLGLRRKGDSAAS from the coding sequence ATGCGTTCCACTCCTCCCCGTCGCATCGCCGGTATCGCCCTCGCCACCACCGCCGGTGTCGTAGCCCTGGCCGGTCCGGCCTTCGCCCATGTCACCGTGCAGCCCGGCAACGCCCAGCAGGGCGCCTACACCGCGGTGGACTTCCGGGTGCCGAACGAGAGCGACACCGCGAGCACGGTGAAGCTCGAGGTCAACCTGCCGATGGACCACCCGCTGGCCTCGGTCCGCACGCTGCCGCTGCCCGGCTGGACCGCCACGCTGGAGAAGTCCAAGCTCGACAAGCCGATCAAGGTGCACGGCAGCGACGTCAACGAGGCCGTCTCGAAGATCACCTGGACCGCCGACGCCGGCACCAAGATCGCCGCCGGGCAGTTCCAGGAGTTCCGGGTCTCGCTCGGCCCGCTCCCGACCGACACCGAGAGCCTGACCTTCAAGGCGCTGCAGAGCTACGACAACGGCGAGGTCGTCCGCTGGATCGACGAGGCCAAGGAAGGCCAGCCCGAGCCCGCCAAGCCCGCCCCGGTGCTCGCCCTGGCCAAGGCCGCCGCGGCCGCTGGCGCCTCGCCCGGCGCCGATCACGCCGACGCCGAGGCCACCACTTCGCAGGCCATCGCCAAGAGCAGCGACTCCACCGCCCGGTTGCTCGGCGTGGTCGGCATCGTCGTCGGCGTGATCGGCGCCGGCGTCGGCCTCCTCGGCCTGCGCCGCAAGGGCGACAGCGCCGCCTCCTGA
- a CDS encoding helix-turn-helix domain-containing protein — MYATPGRRQALARTFGCARVVYNDALAARKQVRKDGLPYPKSTDLQKQLVTAARRPLSGHGLPRSVPIP; from the coding sequence ATCTATGCGACGCCGGGTCGGCGCCAAGCGCTGGCTCGGACGTTCGGGTGTGCTCGGGTGGTGTACAACGACGCCTTGGCGGCGCGGAAGCAGGTCCGTAAGGACGGACTGCCGTATCCGAAGTCCACGGACTTGCAGAAGCAGCTCGTCACGGCGGCAAGAAGACCGCTGAGCGGGCATGGCTTGCCTCGGTCGGTGCCGATCCCCTGA
- a CDS encoding ABC transporter permease — translation MRTALRWIRADLRSHRLPSALVVMATAGTVAALLLAAMLLGTADPWQRQFQQAQAPQVRIDTGPPPAADQAGDDAALAALSRLPGVTSLTPQQHTADATLIGLRRPGSPPEAGTGSGDRLPLVLRADVPGAPRALITEGRWLDPTVLNGLVLERSSADAAWARSGDQVAVLGARGQLLNLQVIGVADSPDRIRYPEAGSGLGWVLPETLDLVQPDPAAQGRTFGLHLSDPDTANYAAQRAVNTIGTNRVTKLATWMDARASRQQDDQVVGLLLGLCGLAALLAAALAVAGAASGRIRGRTGDIALLKALGFTPGQITRMFTGQHLMLAGTGVLLGGTAATTVARLWPALAHGPGAPYRALPLGLPITGTVTAVALSAIGLGAALPAYRAAKVSPVPPADDAQLDSGTPRPARLGALRRLPPALVLGLGSALRHRGQSTVTVLRLAVPIVACTLALSTWATLDVLAQTSGGGMTAATLTVRPASGDSTEQTDGLRQALATDPAATGVYPGTELEALAPGQSATLTLRALGTTAQPFPFAVVEGREIQAADEAVAGQGALDLLNAGVGQWVRVTTAGTPRILHIVGRNVEPERGGRVLSTSLDTLDRPGDAPHPAYYRMVLRSGSDPAEVQRELPGRTGLGGQLDIRPTPDPAARLAVLRVSVVGLVVLLALIALAEILTATAGGLREHHHDLGLLRAIGLTPRQAGAMMATRGAALAAGGVVLGTAVGIPLARWLIDLQGREGGIGEGIARAPSIGSLLALAAVTAVTAAALPAVGVARLPGRRTEQRR, via the coding sequence GTGCGCACCGCCCTTCGCTGGATACGTGCCGATCTGCGCTCCCACCGGCTGCCCTCCGCCCTGGTCGTGATGGCAACCGCGGGCACCGTGGCCGCACTCCTGCTCGCCGCCATGCTGCTCGGCACCGCCGACCCCTGGCAGCGCCAGTTCCAGCAGGCCCAGGCCCCGCAGGTACGGATCGACACCGGACCGCCGCCCGCCGCGGACCAGGCCGGGGACGACGCCGCCCTCGCCGCGCTCTCCCGACTGCCCGGCGTCACATCCCTCACCCCCCAGCAGCACACGGCGGACGCAACCCTGATCGGCCTACGAAGGCCCGGCTCACCGCCGGAGGCGGGTACGGGCAGCGGCGACCGTCTTCCCCTCGTCCTGCGCGCGGACGTCCCGGGGGCGCCAAGGGCACTGATCACCGAAGGCCGCTGGCTGGACCCGACCGTCCTCAACGGCCTCGTCCTCGAACGCTCCAGCGCCGACGCCGCCTGGGCCCGAAGCGGCGACCAGGTCGCGGTGCTCGGAGCACGAGGTCAGCTCCTCAACCTCCAGGTGATCGGCGTCGCCGACAGCCCCGACCGGATCCGCTACCCGGAAGCCGGCTCGGGCCTCGGCTGGGTACTGCCCGAAACCCTCGACCTGGTCCAGCCCGACCCGGCCGCCCAGGGCCGCACCTTCGGCCTGCACCTCTCCGATCCGGACACCGCCAACTACGCCGCGCAGCGCGCCGTCAACACGATCGGCACCAACCGGGTGACCAAGCTCGCCACCTGGATGGACGCGCGTGCTTCCCGACAGCAGGACGACCAGGTGGTCGGCCTGTTGCTCGGGCTGTGCGGCCTGGCCGCCCTCCTGGCCGCCGCCCTGGCGGTCGCGGGCGCGGCCAGTGGCCGGATCCGCGGCCGGACCGGGGACATCGCGCTGCTCAAGGCGCTCGGCTTCACGCCCGGTCAGATAACGAGGATGTTCACCGGACAACACCTGATGCTGGCCGGCACCGGAGTGCTTCTCGGCGGTACCGCCGCAACCACGGTGGCGCGACTGTGGCCCGCTCTGGCCCACGGACCCGGCGCGCCGTACCGGGCGCTGCCCCTCGGCCTGCCGATCACCGGCACCGTCACCGCGGTGGCGCTGTCCGCCATCGGCCTGGGCGCGGCCCTGCCCGCATACCGGGCGGCCAAGGTGTCACCGGTACCGCCCGCCGACGACGCCCAGTTGGACAGCGGCACTCCGCGCCCCGCCCGCCTCGGGGCACTGCGGCGGCTTCCCCCGGCGCTGGTCCTCGGGCTCGGCAGCGCACTGCGCCACCGCGGGCAGAGCACCGTCACGGTGCTGCGCCTCGCCGTCCCGATAGTCGCCTGCACGCTCGCACTGAGTACCTGGGCCACCCTGGACGTCCTCGCCCAGACCTCCGGCGGCGGCATGACGGCAGCCACGCTCACGGTACGACCGGCCTCCGGCGACAGCACGGAGCAAACCGACGGGCTGCGCCAAGCCCTCGCCACCGACCCGGCCGCCACAGGGGTGTACCCCGGCACGGAACTGGAGGCGCTCGCACCCGGCCAGTCCGCCACGCTCACCCTGCGGGCACTCGGCACCACCGCCCAGCCCTTCCCGTTCGCGGTCGTCGAGGGCCGGGAGATCCAGGCGGCCGACGAGGCGGTGGCCGGGCAGGGCGCGCTGGACCTGCTGAACGCGGGAGTCGGCCAATGGGTCCGGGTGACCACCGCCGGAACTCCGCGCATCCTGCACATCGTCGGTCGCAACGTCGAGCCCGAGCGCGGCGGCCGCGTTCTCTCCACCAGCCTCGACACCCTCGACCGACCCGGCGACGCACCCCACCCCGCCTACTACCGGATGGTGCTGCGCTCCGGCAGCGACCCCGCAGAGGTCCAGCGCGAACTCCCGGGCCGAACCGGCCTCGGCGGACAGCTGGACATCCGGCCCACCCCCGACCCGGCCGCCAGGCTGGCGGTCCTGCGGGTGTCGGTCGTGGGGCTGGTCGTACTGCTGGCCCTGATCGCCCTTGCCGAGATCCTCACGGCCACCGCCGGCGGGCTGCGGGAACACCACCACGACCTCGGGCTGCTGCGTGCCATCGGACTGACCCCCCGTCAGGCCGGCGCGATGATGGCCACCCGGGGCGCCGCGCTCGCGGCGGGCGGAGTGGTACTGGGCACCGCGGTCGGCATACCACTGGCTCGTTGGCTGATCGACCTGCAAGGCCGGGAAGGGGGCATCGGCGAGGGCATCGCCCGTGCTCCGTCGATCGGTTCGCTGCTCGCCCTGGCCGCTGTGACGGCCGTGACGGCTGCCGCGCTCCCCGCGGTGGGGGTCGCCCGCCTGCCCGGTCGGCGCACCGAGCAACGCAGGTGA
- a CDS encoding copper chaperone PCu(A)C: MHRSTETSMESAGPLAVPAGGALELARGGTHLMIMGWSKQPALGDVIELDLTFARSGTIAVRVPVKPLTYRPGQQDSGN, from the coding sequence ATGCACCGTTCGACGGAGACCTCGATGGAGAGCGCCGGACCGCTGGCCGTCCCGGCCGGCGGCGCCCTGGAGCTCGCCCGGGGCGGGACGCACCTGATGATCATGGGGTGGTCGAAGCAGCCCGCCCTCGGTGACGTGATCGAACTCGACCTGACCTTCGCCAGGTCCGGCACCATCGCCGTCCGGGTGCCGGTCAAGCCGCTCACCTACCGGCCCGGCCAGCAGGACTCAGGAAACTAG
- a CDS encoding FixH family protein, protein MPKASHRRLTGLLGILGALLALMVAGAGPASAHATLQSTDPAQNSVVATAPSFVTLTFSESVSLSGDSVRVLDPAGRPVDSGNPGHADGRENTARVGLNSGLAGGTYTVAWRAVSDDSHPVGGAFTFSIGAPSDTSVSTTALQQAKADSLVAALYGTGRTVAYGAFALLMGAAGFVLLCWPAGAAVRTVQRLLMTGWVALLLSTIAVLLLRGPYERGSGLGQAFDLSLVRTTLDERIGTALAARLLLLATAGVFLSLLVGQLGGPVPAKADGGTDPDTRTATGSDTGTGTGTGTDTDEDADEDELRRLEERAAERPQREARIGLGVAGLLLAVALSATWVGADHASVGIQVWLALPFGILHLIAMALWLGGLATLLVGLRHGLGAETADRFSKIAFGSVAALTVTGVYQSWRGLGSWSALVDTEYGRLLLIKVGCVGAMLGVAWISRSWVARLRAADEGREVAADAEHTPVARRVDEAGGTTVQEARELVAAGTGSGGAGEAADPDHRAQLERQQAAERKADREPGFTPAKAGLRRSVLVEAGVAVAVLVVTTMLTNSPPGRGAQAVAAVAERPAASAPAGGAAGGAQAPQTVPGQTMELKLPYDTGGRTANAKGTATVTLNPARAGANEVHLKLDGPDGRPVEVPEVQLAFTLPDRDLGPLPVALTAEGTGRWTGTAQLPLAGNWVVSVAVRSSDIDQATETKSLKIG, encoded by the coding sequence ATGCCGAAGGCCAGCCACCGCAGGCTCACCGGACTGCTCGGGATTCTCGGCGCGCTGCTCGCGCTGATGGTCGCCGGCGCCGGGCCCGCCTCCGCCCACGCCACACTGCAGTCCACCGACCCGGCGCAGAACTCGGTGGTCGCCACCGCGCCGAGCTTCGTCACGCTGACCTTCAGCGAGAGCGTCTCGCTCTCCGGCGACTCGGTCCGCGTCCTGGACCCGGCCGGCCGGCCCGTCGACTCCGGCAACCCCGGGCACGCCGACGGCCGCGAGAACACCGCCCGGGTCGGCCTGAACAGCGGGCTCGCCGGCGGCACCTACACCGTCGCCTGGCGCGCCGTGTCGGACGACTCGCACCCGGTGGGCGGCGCCTTCACCTTCTCCATCGGCGCCCCCTCGGACACCTCGGTGTCCACCACCGCCCTGCAGCAGGCCAAGGCCGACAGCCTGGTCGCCGCTCTCTACGGCACCGGCCGTACCGTCGCGTACGGCGCCTTCGCGCTGCTGATGGGCGCCGCCGGCTTCGTCCTGCTCTGCTGGCCGGCCGGCGCGGCGGTGCGCACGGTGCAGCGGCTGCTGATGACCGGCTGGGTCGCGCTGCTGCTGTCCACCATCGCGGTCCTGCTGCTGCGCGGGCCGTACGAGCGCGGCTCGGGCCTCGGGCAGGCCTTCGACCTCTCACTGGTGCGCACCACCCTGGACGAGCGGATCGGCACCGCGCTGGCCGCCCGGCTGCTGCTGCTGGCCACCGCCGGCGTCTTCCTCTCCCTGCTGGTCGGCCAGCTCGGCGGCCCGGTGCCGGCGAAGGCCGACGGCGGGACGGACCCGGACACGCGCACGGCGACCGGCAGCGACACTGGCACCGGCACCGGCACCGGCACCGACACCGACGAGGACGCCGACGAGGACGAGCTGCGCCGGCTGGAGGAGCGGGCCGCCGAGCGACCGCAGCGTGAGGCCCGGATCGGTCTCGGGGTGGCCGGGCTGCTGCTGGCGGTCGCGCTCAGCGCCACCTGGGTCGGCGCCGACCACGCCTCGGTGGGCATCCAGGTCTGGCTGGCCCTGCCGTTCGGCATCCTGCACCTGATCGCGATGGCCCTGTGGCTGGGCGGCCTGGCCACCCTGCTGGTCGGGCTGCGGCACGGCCTCGGCGCGGAGACCGCCGACCGCTTCTCGAAGATCGCCTTCGGTTCGGTGGCGGCGCTCACGGTGACCGGGGTCTACCAGTCCTGGCGCGGGCTGGGCAGCTGGAGCGCGCTGGTCGACACCGAGTACGGCCGGCTGCTGCTGATCAAGGTCGGCTGCGTGGGCGCGATGCTCGGGGTGGCCTGGATCTCACGCTCCTGGGTGGCCCGGCTGCGCGCAGCCGACGAGGGCCGGGAGGTCGCCGCCGACGCCGAGCACACCCCGGTGGCCCGGCGGGTCGACGAGGCGGGCGGGACGACCGTGCAGGAGGCGCGGGAGCTGGTGGCCGCCGGCACCGGGAGCGGCGGCGCGGGCGAGGCGGCGGATCCGGACCACCGGGCGCAGCTGGAGCGCCAGCAGGCGGCCGAGCGCAAGGCCGACCGGGAACCGGGGTTCACCCCGGCCAAGGCCGGCCTGCGGCGCTCCGTCCTGGTCGAGGCCGGGGTGGCGGTCGCCGTCCTGGTGGTCACCACGATGCTCACCAACTCCCCGCCCGGCCGGGGTGCCCAGGCCGTCGCGGCCGTCGCGGAACGGCCCGCCGCGTCCGCCCCGGCGGGCGGCGCCGCCGGTGGGGCGCAGGCGCCGCAGACCGTGCCCGGGCAGACCATGGAGCTGAAGCTGCCCTACGACACCGGTGGCCGGACCGCCAACGCCAAGGGCACCGCCACCGTCACCCTCAACCCGGCCAGGGCCGGGGCCAACGAGGTGCACCTCAAGCTGGACGGCCCGGACGGCCGGCCGGTCGAGGTGCCCGAGGTGCAGCTCGCCTTCACCCTGCCGGACC